The following proteins are encoded in a genomic region of Nocardioides renjunii:
- a CDS encoding sugar ABC transporter ATP-binding protein gives MSSSHEPVRGEGGPVSGASASAGAPRSSSTPLLEMRGIVKRFPGVLALGGVDLDVRAGEVHCLLGQNGAGKSTLIKVLSASYQPDEGEILWEDRPVTLTTTQSAMKLGISTIYQELDLVPGLTVAENIFLGHELSSAGMIQRGQTNRAAADLLARLGHGEIPATREVGRLTPAAQQIVSMARALSQDTRLLILDEPSAVLDQGEVDNLFRVIRDLTAEGVAVVYISHRLEEIRQIGDRITVLKDGSTVASGLAVADTPTADLIKLMTGRSIEYVFPPRSGTAPVSGQPVLEVSGLELPGVFSGVDLSVHAGEIVGLAGLVGAGRSEILETVYGARRPSAGTVRVNGRELRRGSVPAAVKAGLGLAPEERKSQGLLLDQAVYSNITISTLGRFARLSFLDSGEERRRAKEVTESLDVRPAGVDRLVRLLSGGNQQKVVLARWLLRECQVLLLDEPTRGVDVGARAEIYAVVRALADSGVAVVVVSSEVEEVLGLADRVLVVREGRVVHEGPSSEIDESRVLDLVMKGTAA, from the coding sequence GTGTCCTCCTCACATGAGCCTGTGCGGGGCGAGGGCGGGCCGGTCAGCGGCGCGTCCGCGTCGGCCGGCGCTCCTCGATCCTCCTCGACCCCGCTCCTCGAGATGCGCGGCATCGTCAAGCGGTTCCCGGGCGTGCTCGCGCTGGGCGGCGTCGACCTCGACGTGCGCGCCGGCGAGGTGCACTGCCTGCTGGGGCAAAACGGTGCCGGCAAGTCGACCCTCATCAAGGTGCTGTCCGCCAGCTACCAGCCCGACGAGGGCGAGATCCTCTGGGAGGACCGACCGGTCACGCTCACCACGACCCAGTCGGCGATGAAGCTGGGCATCTCCACGATCTACCAGGAGCTCGACCTCGTGCCGGGCCTCACCGTCGCGGAGAACATCTTCCTCGGCCACGAGCTGTCCTCGGCGGGCATGATCCAGCGCGGCCAGACCAACCGCGCGGCAGCCGACCTGCTCGCGCGCCTCGGGCACGGCGAGATCCCCGCGACCCGGGAGGTCGGCCGGCTCACCCCCGCCGCCCAGCAGATCGTCAGCATGGCCCGCGCGCTCTCGCAGGACACCCGCCTGCTCATCCTCGACGAGCCGTCGGCCGTCCTCGACCAGGGCGAGGTCGACAACCTGTTCCGCGTCATCCGCGACCTCACCGCCGAGGGCGTGGCCGTCGTCTACATCTCCCACCGGCTCGAGGAGATCCGCCAGATCGGCGACCGCATCACCGTGCTCAAGGACGGCAGCACCGTCGCCTCGGGCCTCGCGGTGGCAGACACCCCGACCGCCGACCTCATCAAGCTGATGACGGGGCGCTCGATCGAGTACGTCTTCCCCCCGCGCTCCGGCACCGCGCCGGTCTCGGGCCAGCCCGTCCTCGAGGTCAGCGGCCTCGAGCTCCCCGGCGTCTTCTCGGGTGTCGACCTGAGCGTCCACGCGGGCGAGATCGTCGGCCTCGCCGGGCTCGTCGGCGCCGGCCGCTCCGAGATCCTCGAGACCGTCTACGGCGCACGCCGTCCCTCCGCCGGCACCGTGCGCGTCAACGGGCGCGAGCTGCGCCGCGGGTCGGTCCCCGCCGCCGTGAAGGCCGGACTCGGTCTGGCCCCGGAGGAGCGCAAGAGCCAGGGCCTGCTGCTCGACCAGGCCGTCTACAGCAACATCACCATCTCGACGCTGGGCCGCTTCGCCCGCCTGAGCTTCCTGGACAGCGGCGAGGAACGCCGCCGCGCCAAGGAGGTCACCGAGTCGCTCGACGTACGCCCCGCGGGCGTCGACCGGCTGGTCCGGCTGCTCTCGGGCGGCAACCAGCAGAAAGTCGTCCTCGCGCGCTGGCTGCTCCGGGAGTGCCAGGTGCTGCTGCTCGACGAGCCCACCCGGGGCGTCGACGTCGGCGCCCGCGCCGAGATCTATGCCGTCGTCCGTGCGCTGGCCGACTCCGGCGTCGCCGTCGTCGTCGTCTCGAGCGAGGTCGAGGAGGTGCTCGGGCTCGCGGACCGGGTGCTGGTGGTCCGCGAGGGCCGAGTCGTGCACGAGGGACCGTCGAGCGAGATCGACGAGTCCCGTGTCCTTGATCTGGTCATGAAAGGAACTGCCGCATGA
- a CDS encoding ABC transporter permease: MSEHHTSPGAHEAPDLGAVENTVAPSGDTIKVEQAAAESESANRGAGLMSGPFGRNLGLVVALLIICVVGVATTGDRFASIDNVLTILRFASIVGVVSIGMTFVIIGGGIDLSVGAILALASVWATTFATQTMATDTHWLVMVFVAMAVGGACGLINGVLIAYGKIVPFIMTLAMLASARGLAEIISERRTQIVTVEGFRDVFTADILGVPILVVIFAVVSVGGWVLLNRTTFGRRTLAVGGSPEAARLAGINVNRHTMMLYVLVGLCCGLAALMFIGRTSTGSSTHGTLIELDAIAAVVIGGTLLTGGRGTIVGTVFGVLIFSTLSNVFVLNNQDSSTQAVAKGIIIVVAVLLQQRLARRTTST; encoded by the coding sequence ATGAGCGAGCACCACACGAGTCCCGGGGCCCACGAGGCGCCCGACCTGGGTGCCGTGGAGAACACCGTGGCTCCGTCCGGCGACACCATCAAGGTGGAGCAGGCCGCCGCCGAGAGCGAGTCGGCCAACCGGGGCGCGGGACTGATGAGCGGCCCCTTCGGGCGCAACCTCGGCCTCGTCGTCGCGCTGCTGATCATCTGCGTCGTCGGCGTCGCCACCACCGGTGACCGCTTCGCCAGCATCGACAACGTCCTGACGATCCTGCGCTTCGCGTCCATCGTCGGGGTCGTCAGCATCGGCATGACCTTCGTCATCATCGGCGGCGGCATCGACCTGTCCGTCGGTGCGATCCTCGCGCTCGCGTCCGTGTGGGCGACCACCTTCGCCACGCAGACGATGGCCACCGACACCCACTGGCTGGTCATGGTCTTTGTGGCCATGGCGGTGGGCGGGGCCTGCGGGCTGATCAACGGCGTGCTGATCGCCTACGGCAAGATCGTCCCCTTCATCATGACGCTCGCCATGCTGGCGTCCGCGCGCGGACTGGCGGAGATCATCTCGGAGCGACGCACCCAGATCGTCACCGTCGAGGGGTTCCGCGACGTCTTCACGGCCGACATCCTTGGCGTCCCGATCCTGGTGGTCATCTTCGCGGTCGTGTCGGTCGGCGGGTGGGTGCTGCTCAACCGCACCACGTTCGGTCGGCGCACCCTGGCCGTCGGCGGCAGCCCCGAGGCGGCACGGCTCGCGGGCATCAACGTCAACCGGCACACGATGATGCTCTACGTGCTGGTCGGGCTCTGCTGCGGCCTCGCGGCCCTCATGTTCATCGGCCGCACGTCCACCGGCAGCTCGACGCACGGCACGCTCATCGAGCTCGACGCCATCGCCGCCGTCGTCATCGGCGGCACGCTGCTCACCGGCGGGCGCGGCACCATCGTCGGCACCGTGTTCGGCGTCCTCATCTTCAGCACCCTGAGCAACGTCTTCGTCCTCAACAACCAGGACAGCTCCACGCAGGCGGTCGCCAAGGGGATCATCATCGTCGTCGCCGTGCTGCTCCAGCAGCGGCTGGCCCGGCGTACGACCTCGACCTAG
- a CDS encoding substrate-binding domain-containing protein — protein sequence MRLRTTSRRQQSRRYPGLVVGAVAVLALTACTGSAEDASNDEDSSSDAAPAAAAGSNDEEGDTVTIGFSAPAADHGWMAAITNNVRDLAEEYPDLDLQIAEGTNDVNLQISQVETFINDGVDAIVLLPFDGAAMTPVAMQAMEAGIPVINVDREFDDPNAARVTVLGDNYGMGVSAGQYVCEQAGGNEDAIVAEIAGIDSLPLTQDRSQGFEDALSECGLDVDARQAAEFTVESGEEVASNLLQAEPKIDFLWNHDDDQGVGVLAAIENAGRDEFVMVGGAGSANAMRSIQEDSGVLKATVIYPSTQGADGVKLARLLVQEKAMGDLVEVEVPRMVQLYAPVVTSENVDQFIDSAFES from the coding sequence ATGCGACTGCGCACCACTTCCCGACGGCAGCAGAGCCGCCGCTACCCCGGCCTCGTGGTCGGCGCGGTCGCCGTCCTCGCCCTGACGGCCTGCACCGGCAGCGCCGAGGACGCCTCGAACGACGAGGACAGCAGCAGCGACGCCGCCCCGGCCGCCGCCGCCGGCAGCAACGACGAGGAGGGTGACACGGTCACCATCGGCTTCTCGGCGCCCGCCGCCGACCACGGCTGGATGGCCGCCATCACCAACAACGTCCGCGACCTCGCCGAGGAGTACCCCGACCTCGACCTGCAGATCGCGGAGGGCACCAACGACGTCAACCTGCAGATCAGCCAGGTCGAGACCTTCATCAACGACGGCGTCGACGCCATCGTGCTGCTGCCCTTCGACGGCGCGGCGATGACCCCCGTCGCGATGCAGGCCATGGAGGCCGGCATCCCGGTCATCAACGTCGACCGCGAGTTCGACGACCCCAACGCCGCCCGCGTCACCGTGCTCGGTGACAACTACGGCATGGGTGTCTCCGCCGGCCAGTACGTCTGCGAGCAGGCCGGTGGCAACGAGGACGCCATCGTCGCCGAGATCGCCGGCATCGACTCGCTGCCGCTGACCCAGGACCGCAGCCAGGGCTTCGAGGACGCGCTGTCCGAGTGCGGCCTCGACGTCGACGCCCGCCAGGCGGCCGAGTTCACCGTCGAGAGCGGCGAGGAGGTCGCGTCCAACCTGCTGCAGGCCGAGCCGAAGATCGACTTCCTGTGGAACCACGACGACGACCAGGGCGTCGGCGTCCTGGCCGCCATCGAGAACGCCGGTCGCGACGAGTTCGTGATGGTCGGTGGCGCCGGCTCGGCCAACGCCATGCGCTCGATCCAGGAGGACAGCGGTGTCCTCAAGGCGACCGTCATCTACCCGTCGACGCAGGGCGCCGACGGCGTCAAGCTGGCCCGCCTGCTCGTGCAGGAGAAGGCCATGGGCGACCTGGTCGAGGTCGAGGTGCCCCGCATGGTGCAGCTCTACGCACCGGTCGTGACGTCGGAGAACGTCGACCAGTTCATCGACTCGGCCTTCGAGTCCTGA
- a CDS encoding Gfo/Idh/MocA family protein produces MTTTSDGTGDLAVGMVGYAFMGAAHSQAWRSAPRFFDLPIRPRMRALAGRDAGRVAAAADRLGWESTETSWKALVARDDIDLVDVCTPGDTHAEIAIAALEAGKHVLCEKPLANTVEEAEAMVRAAEAAAAHGVRSMVGFTYRRVPAIALARQLVSEGRLGTLHHVRAQYLQDWIVDPEAPMSWRLDKSQAGSGALGDIGAHIIDLAQFITGDSIRRVSGRLRTFVEERPLPSEHSGLSGTAGTGTGTVTVDDAATFLAEFDGGAMGVFEATRFANGRKNAIRVEINGSAGSLAFDFEDMNILHFFDGTEDAGTAGFRRILVTEAQHPYVEAWWPPGHLIGYEHGFTHQVVDLVNDIAAGNDPAPSFADGLRVQRVLAAVETSSDTNAWQDIPR; encoded by the coding sequence ATGACCACCACCTCCGACGGCACCGGCGACCTCGCGGTCGGCATGGTCGGCTACGCCTTCATGGGCGCCGCCCACTCGCAGGCCTGGCGCAGCGCGCCCCGATTCTTCGACCTGCCGATCCGCCCGCGGATGAGGGCCCTCGCCGGCCGCGACGCCGGCCGCGTCGCCGCGGCCGCCGACCGCCTGGGCTGGGAGTCCACCGAGACGTCCTGGAAGGCGCTGGTCGCCCGCGACGACATCGACCTCGTCGACGTCTGCACCCCCGGCGACACCCACGCCGAGATCGCCATCGCGGCGCTGGAGGCGGGCAAGCACGTCCTGTGCGAGAAGCCGCTGGCCAACACGGTCGAGGAGGCCGAGGCGATGGTGCGCGCCGCCGAGGCCGCCGCCGCCCACGGCGTCCGGTCGATGGTCGGCTTCACCTACCGCCGCGTCCCCGCGATCGCCCTCGCCCGCCAGCTCGTCAGCGAGGGACGGCTCGGGACGCTGCACCACGTCCGCGCGCAGTACCTCCAGGACTGGATCGTCGACCCGGAGGCGCCGATGTCGTGGCGCCTCGACAAGTCGCAGGCCGGCTCCGGCGCGCTCGGCGACATCGGCGCCCACATCATCGACCTGGCGCAGTTCATCACCGGCGACAGCATCCGCCGGGTCTCGGGCCGGCTGCGGACCTTCGTCGAGGAGCGCCCGCTGCCCAGCGAGCACTCGGGGCTGTCCGGGACGGCCGGGACGGGGACCGGCACGGTCACCGTCGACGACGCCGCGACGTTCCTCGCCGAGTTCGACGGGGGAGCGATGGGGGTCTTCGAGGCGACCCGCTTCGCCAACGGCCGCAAGAACGCGATCCGGGTCGAGATCAACGGCTCCGCCGGCAGCCTCGCCTTCGACTTCGAGGACATGAACATCCTGCACTTCTTCGACGGCACCGAGGACGCCGGCACCGCCGGCTTCCGGCGCATCCTGGTCACGGAGGCGCAGCACCCCTACGTCGAGGCGTGGTGGCCGCCGGGCCACCTCATCGGCTACGAGCACGGCTTCACCCACCAGGTCGTCGACCTCGTCAACGACATCGCCGCCGGCAACGACCCGGCTCCGTCCTTCGCCGACGGCCTCCGCGTGCAGCGGGTCCTCGCCGCGGTGGAGACGAGCTCCGACACCAACGCCTGGCAGGACATCCCCCGCTGA
- a CDS encoding sugar phosphate isomerase/epimerase family protein, which produces MTRPITLFTGQWADLPFEEVCKLASGWGYDGLEIACWGDHFDPWAAVEDDGYVPAKREMLEKHGLQVFAISNHLKGQAVCDDPIDARHRDILPDRIWGDGDAEGVRQRAAEEMKMTARAARKLGVDVVVGFTGSSIWKYVAMFPPASQALVDAGYQDFADRWNPILDVFDSEGVRFAHEVHPSEIAYDYWTTVAAMEAIGHREAFGLNWDPSHFVWQDLDPVGFLWDFKDRIYHVDCKDAKKQVGNGRNGRMGSHLAWADPRRGWDFVSTGHGDVPWEQCFRMLNTIGYDGPISVEWEDAGMDRLVGAPEALEFVRRLAFDAPTAAFDAAFSTQS; this is translated from the coding sequence ATGACCCGACCCATCACCCTGTTCACCGGCCAGTGGGCCGACCTGCCGTTCGAGGAGGTCTGCAAGCTGGCCTCGGGCTGGGGCTACGACGGCCTCGAGATCGCCTGCTGGGGCGACCACTTCGACCCCTGGGCCGCGGTCGAGGACGACGGCTACGTCCCGGCGAAGCGCGAGATGCTGGAGAAGCACGGCCTGCAGGTGTTCGCCATCAGCAACCACCTCAAGGGCCAGGCCGTCTGTGACGACCCGATCGACGCGCGCCACCGCGACATCCTGCCCGACCGGATCTGGGGCGACGGCGACGCCGAGGGCGTGCGCCAGCGCGCCGCCGAGGAGATGAAGATGACCGCCCGGGCCGCGCGCAAGCTCGGCGTCGACGTGGTCGTCGGCTTCACCGGCTCCTCCATCTGGAAGTACGTCGCGATGTTCCCGCCGGCCTCGCAGGCCCTGGTCGACGCCGGCTACCAGGACTTCGCCGACCGCTGGAACCCGATCCTCGACGTCTTCGACAGCGAGGGCGTGCGCTTCGCGCACGAGGTGCACCCCTCCGAGATCGCCTACGACTACTGGACGACCGTCGCCGCCATGGAGGCCATCGGGCACCGCGAGGCGTTCGGCCTCAACTGGGACCCCAGCCACTTCGTGTGGCAGGACCTCGACCCGGTCGGGTTCCTCTGGGACTTCAAGGACCGGATCTACCACGTGGACTGCAAGGACGCGAAGAAGCAGGTCGGCAACGGCCGCAACGGGCGCATGGGCTCCCACCTGGCGTGGGCCGACCCGCGACGCGGCTGGGACTTCGTCTCGACGGGCCACGGTGACGTCCCCTGGGAGCAGTGCTTCCGGATGCTCAACACGATCGGCTACGACGGGCCCATCTCCGTGGAGTGGGAGGACGCCGGGATGGACCGCCTGGTCGGAGCGCCCGAGGCGCTCGAGTTCGTGCGCCGCCTGGCCTTCGACGCCCCCACGGCGGCCTTCGACGCGGCCTTCAGCACGCAGTCGTAG
- a CDS encoding DUF1707 SHOCT-like domain-containing protein — protein MRGFRAKDADRDRFVELIEAAYVDGQLGAEDRDLRVSRALTAETLDELQTLTRDLQLPEGHVPPAAPSRTPVRALSRPSSGARGVLVGLVVFVVLVAVGVTGVVALAMFAVSGGPDATTSTVVDPAPAVPGRDPAVGQPGPPSFELTPAGVRGFLRDYEAEFDTLDAFETGLYPEHAWAFVPVRGARPRYERWSFDGAWSRQSDASAVRDGSPVVDLGALDVRRLFANIDTAQKTLDVPRGELTHVLVNSWMEARPSVNIYVANRFDESGYLRTTLAGDVVRAYPYGG, from the coding sequence ATGAGGGGCTTCCGGGCGAAGGACGCGGACCGCGACCGGTTCGTCGAGCTGATCGAGGCGGCGTACGTCGACGGCCAGCTCGGCGCCGAGGACCGCGACCTGCGGGTGAGCCGGGCCCTGACGGCCGAGACGCTCGACGAGCTCCAGACGCTGACGCGCGACCTGCAGCTGCCGGAGGGCCACGTCCCTCCGGCAGCCCCGAGCCGGACGCCGGTCCGGGCGCTGTCCCGACCCTCGTCCGGCGCGCGTGGGGTGCTGGTCGGGCTGGTCGTGTTCGTCGTGCTGGTCGCGGTGGGGGTCACCGGGGTGGTGGCCCTGGCGATGTTCGCGGTGAGCGGTGGCCCGGACGCCACGACGTCGACCGTGGTCGACCCGGCACCGGCCGTGCCCGGGCGGGACCCGGCGGTCGGGCAGCCGGGGCCCCCATCGTTCGAGCTGACCCCGGCCGGGGTGCGCGGCTTCCTGCGCGACTACGAGGCGGAGTTCGACACGCTCGACGCCTTCGAGACCGGCCTCTACCCCGAGCACGCCTGGGCCTTCGTGCCGGTGCGGGGCGCGCGGCCCCGCTACGAGCGCTGGTCCTTCGACGGCGCCTGGAGCCGGCAGTCGGACGCGTCGGCCGTGCGCGACGGGAGCCCGGTCGTCGACCTCGGCGCTCTCGACGTGCGCCGCCTCTTCGCCAACATCGACACCGCCCAGAAGACGCTCGACGTGCCGCGCGGCGAGCTCACGCACGTGCTGGTCAACTCGTGGATGGAGGCGAGACCGTCGGTCAACATCTACGTCGCCAACCGCTTCGACGAGAGCGGCTACCTCAGGACCACGCTGGCCGGCGACGTCGTCCGCGCCTACCCCTACGGCGGGTGA
- a CDS encoding MaoC family dehydratase, whose protein sequence is MTAHAAKTDPGRFFEDFAVGQVIDHATPRTVTEGDRALYGAIYPTRFAIASSAEFAASVGLVPHPVEELVGFHVAFGKTVPDVSLNAVANLGYAECRFHAPVVPGDTLRTRSEVIGLKQNSNGRTGVVWVRSTATNQRGEVVVDWARWVMVHKRSADAPAPETVVPALADVVRPEDLVVPAGLDLTSYDVAAAGGAHLFDDYEVGERIDHVDGVSLTDAEHMMATRLWQNTAKVHFSTDARPDGRRLVYGGHVISLARALSFNGLANAQLVAAINAGAHVAPAFAGDTVYAWSEVLEKAPVDAPGVGALRLRLVATRGRDESMTLRGEDGRHADGVLLDLDYWAFIPR, encoded by the coding sequence ATGACCGCACACGCAGCGAAGACCGACCCCGGCCGTTTCTTCGAGGACTTCGCCGTCGGCCAGGTCATCGACCACGCCACCCCGCGCACCGTCACCGAGGGCGACCGGGCGCTCTACGGCGCGATCTACCCGACCCGCTTCGCGATCGCGTCGTCGGCGGAGTTCGCCGCGTCGGTCGGGCTCGTGCCCCACCCGGTCGAGGAGCTGGTCGGCTTCCACGTCGCCTTCGGCAAGACGGTCCCCGACGTCTCGCTCAACGCCGTCGCCAACCTCGGCTACGCCGAGTGCCGCTTCCACGCCCCGGTCGTGCCGGGCGACACGCTGCGGACGCGCTCGGAGGTCATCGGCCTCAAGCAGAACTCGAACGGGAGGACGGGCGTCGTGTGGGTGCGGTCCACGGCGACCAACCAGCGCGGCGAGGTCGTCGTCGACTGGGCCCGCTGGGTGATGGTGCACAAGCGGTCGGCCGACGCGCCGGCGCCGGAGACCGTCGTGCCCGCCCTCGCGGACGTCGTCCGTCCCGAGGACCTCGTCGTCCCGGCGGGCCTCGACCTGACGTCGTACGACGTCGCTGCCGCCGGCGGCGCGCACCTGTTCGACGACTACGAGGTGGGGGAGCGGATCGACCACGTCGACGGCGTGAGCCTCACCGACGCCGAGCACATGATGGCCACCCGGCTGTGGCAGAACACCGCGAAGGTCCACTTCAGCACCGACGCCCGCCCCGACGGCCGGCGGCTGGTCTACGGCGGGCACGTCATCTCCCTCGCGCGCGCCCTGTCGTTCAACGGCCTCGCCAACGCCCAGCTCGTCGCCGCGATCAACGCCGGCGCGCACGTCGCGCCAGCCTTCGCCGGCGACACGGTCTACGCCTGGTCCGAGGTCCTCGAGAAGGCACCCGTCGACGCTCCCGGCGTGGGTGCGCTGCGGCTCCGCCTCGTGGCCACCCGGGGCCGCGACGAGTCGATGACCCTGCGCGGCGAGGACGGCAGGCACGCCGACGGCGTCCTGCTCGACCTGGACTACTGGGCGTTCATCCCGCGCTGA
- a CDS encoding class I SAM-dependent methyltransferase yields MAWDRDFFYDTYPRAEAAFGERLDESLDPRGPSVLLQMVRELDLQPDSRAVDVGCGEGGHAFRLATHFGFRVLGIDPVQRHLDLAREARRDEVPDIAARVSFERGSATRIPVPDSSQDLVWCRDVMVHVDDPAEAYDEFARVLRPGGHVVGYQAVATDLLAPEEADWLFEVMGVVPGSADWRVLDAAIAGSGLEVVDTIDLAGEWGEWSQEQDGRAARALLHLARLLRAPDRYRAEFGDAAYDVMLGDCRWHVYRMMVKLAGRIDVLRAPDRR; encoded by the coding sequence GTGGCCTGGGATCGCGACTTCTTCTACGACACCTACCCCCGGGCGGAGGCCGCGTTCGGGGAGCGCCTCGACGAGAGCCTGGACCCGCGCGGGCCGTCGGTGCTGCTGCAGATGGTGCGCGAGCTGGACCTGCAGCCGGACAGCCGGGCGGTCGACGTCGGCTGCGGCGAGGGCGGTCACGCGTTCCGCCTCGCCACCCACTTCGGCTTCCGGGTGCTGGGCATCGACCCCGTCCAGCGCCACCTCGACCTGGCCCGCGAGGCCCGCCGCGACGAGGTGCCCGACATCGCGGCGCGCGTCTCCTTCGAGCGCGGGTCGGCGACGCGGATCCCCGTGCCGGACTCCTCCCAGGACCTGGTGTGGTGCCGCGACGTGATGGTCCACGTCGACGACCCCGCCGAGGCGTACGACGAGTTCGCCCGGGTGCTGCGCCCCGGTGGCCACGTCGTCGGCTACCAGGCGGTCGCCACCGACCTGCTCGCCCCCGAGGAGGCCGACTGGCTCTTCGAGGTGATGGGGGTGGTGCCCGGCTCGGCGGACTGGCGCGTGCTCGACGCGGCGATCGCCGGCTCGGGGCTCGAGGTCGTGGACACGATCGACCTGGCCGGCGAGTGGGGGGAGTGGTCGCAGGAGCAGGACGGCCGCGCCGCGCGGGCGCTGCTGCACCTGGCTCGGCTGCTCCGCGCGCCCGACCGCTACCGCGCCGAGTTCGGCGACGCGGCGTACGACGTGATGCTCGGCGACTGCCGGTGGCACGTCTACCGGATGATGGTTAAGCTCGCCGGCCGCATCGACGTGCTGCGGGCGCCCGATCGCCGATGA
- a CDS encoding DUF5302 domain-containing protein, with protein sequence MPDQDPNADIKAKMREALDRKKGHHHPDDSAGSREKAHGSEVSDKNVAKPMHRRKAGGGGV encoded by the coding sequence ATGCCTGACCAGGACCCCAACGCAGACATCAAGGCGAAGATGCGGGAGGCCCTCGATCGCAAGAAGGGGCACCACCACCCCGACGACAGCGCCGGCTCGCGCGAGAAGGCGCACGGCTCGGAGGTCAGCGACAAGAACGTCGCGAAGCCGATGCACCGCCGCAAGGCCGGGGGCGGCGGGGTCTGA
- a CDS encoding MFS transporter produces the protein MTADLRRARLAISAAFLVQGLVFISLTTRLPRIQDRWDLGELALSGVLLMMVLLAGVGSLVAERLAPRLDSATVLRAGLLALAAGVAVAVLAPSTVVFVLGLATYGVGLGLVDATGNMQAVALEHRLGRVVLPSCHGAWTLGGVIGALITLGTGDVPWSAVALLAALPVLASAAPYLARDHGEAATSTQTDVPWRAIVMVGLALVAFYTVDTAAATWGPVYLDDEFGAPEDLVALATLPYLVASGLVRLVGDRLTEEVGAVRLLRAGAAIAFVALVVVVAAPSWPVAVVGFTLLGCGVAVVAPLSFSAAAALAGRDADPATRQARVDAVVARFNQFNYAGALLGAVMTGAVGAGSLRVGFAVPLVMVVALFWLARAFAPADENPAGSSAGASRS, from the coding sequence ATGACTGCAGACCTGCGGCGGGCCCGCCTGGCGATCTCCGCGGCGTTCCTGGTGCAGGGCCTGGTCTTCATCAGCCTCACCACCCGGCTGCCGCGCATCCAGGACCGGTGGGACCTCGGCGAGCTGGCCCTGTCCGGGGTGCTGCTGATGATGGTGCTCCTGGCGGGGGTCGGCTCGCTGGTGGCCGAGCGGCTGGCCCCGCGCCTCGACAGCGCGACCGTGCTGCGCGCCGGTCTGCTCGCCCTCGCCGCGGGCGTCGCGGTGGCCGTGCTCGCCCCCTCGACCGTCGTCTTCGTGCTAGGGCTGGCGACGTACGGCGTCGGGCTGGGCCTGGTGGACGCCACCGGCAACATGCAGGCCGTGGCGCTCGAGCACCGGCTCGGCCGGGTGGTGCTGCCGTCCTGCCACGGCGCCTGGACCCTCGGCGGGGTCATCGGTGCGCTGATCACCCTCGGCACGGGCGACGTGCCGTGGTCGGCCGTCGCGCTGCTGGCGGCGCTGCCCGTCCTGGCCTCCGCTGCCCCCTACCTCGCCCGGGACCACGGCGAGGCGGCCACGTCGACCCAGACCGACGTCCCCTGGCGGGCGATCGTGATGGTCGGGTTGGCGCTGGTGGCGTTCTACACCGTCGACACGGCCGCCGCCACGTGGGGACCGGTCTACCTGGACGACGAGTTCGGCGCACCCGAGGACCTCGTCGCGCTCGCCACGCTGCCCTACCTGGTCGCGAGCGGCCTGGTGCGGCTGGTCGGCGACCGGCTCACCGAGGAGGTCGGCGCCGTGCGGCTGCTGCGCGCGGGCGCCGCCATCGCGTTCGTCGCCCTCGTCGTGGTCGTCGCCGCCCCGTCGTGGCCGGTGGCCGTCGTCGGATTCACGCTGCTCGGCTGCGGCGTCGCGGTCGTGGCGCCGCTGAGCTTCTCCGCGGCCGCCGCGCTAGCCGGGCGCGACGCGGACCCGGCGACCCGGCAGGCCCGGGTGGACGCCGTCGTGGCGCGGTTCAACCAGTTCAACTACGCCGGGGCGCTGCTCGGGGCGGTGATGACGGGCGCGGTCGGCGCCGGCTCCCTGCGGGTGGGGTTCGCGGTGCCGCTGGTCATGGTCGTGGCCCTGTTCTGGCTGGCGAGGGCGTTCGCGCCGGCGGACGAGAACCCCGCGGGGTCGTCCGCCGGCGCGTCGCGGTCCTAG
- a CDS encoding histidine phosphatase family protein: protein MSSAEGAELWVVRHGETEWSRDGRHTSTTDLPLTDVGEQAAVSLATRLAEVEFDLVLTSPRRRARRTAELAGFPEAQVDEDLVEWGYGDYEGVTTAEIRETVPGWTVWTHPSPGGESADEVSARLDRVVERTRRHGRSLVFAHGHSLRVLTARWLEQPADEGRFFKLDTSTISVLGFEREHPALLKWNS from the coding sequence ATGTCGTCAGCCGAGGGAGCCGAGCTCTGGGTCGTCCGCCACGGCGAGACCGAGTGGAGCCGCGACGGCAGGCACACCTCGACCACCGACCTGCCGCTCACCGACGTGGGGGAGCAGGCCGCCGTCTCGCTGGCGACCCGGCTGGCCGAGGTGGAGTTCGACCTCGTCCTGACGAGCCCGCGCCGGCGCGCCCGTCGTACGGCCGAGCTGGCCGGCTTCCCCGAGGCGCAGGTCGACGAGGACCTCGTCGAGTGGGGCTACGGCGACTACGAGGGCGTCACGACCGCGGAGATCCGCGAGACGGTGCCGGGCTGGACGGTGTGGACGCACCCGAGCCCGGGCGGCGAGAGCGCCGACGAGGTGTCCGCCCGCCTCGACCGCGTCGTGGAGCGGACCCGGCGGCACGGGCGCAGCCTGGTCTTCGCCCACGGCCACTCGCTGCGGGTGCTGACCGCGCGCTGGCTCGAGCAGCCGGCCGACGAGGGGCGCTTCTTCAAGCTCGACACCTCCACCATCTCGGTCCTCGGGTTCGAGCGCGAGCACCCGGCGCTGCTGAAGTGGAACAGCTGA